One Xiphophorus hellerii strain 12219 chromosome 1, Xiphophorus_hellerii-4.1, whole genome shotgun sequence DNA segment encodes these proteins:
- the sall4 gene encoding sal-like protein 4, whose protein sequence is MSRRKQAKPQHINSDEPGSVGTGIPRDDQAEDAENDVKRLRMDGIKVCKKCCAEYFNEAEFLEHEKNCTKSQHVVIMKEGDYTEEYSQGSPEGLNSDHDDGQSSNHSNADQLERVEEESSMNAEDSAQQDQEEMSNSPERAFQPSPKIQNSNVTLQTLPDTKVAVSQHSSNAPQALPQDVFQAIPIILEQLVCLQQQQLQQIQLTEQIRIQVAMMTPQGLQPSVGAAMDPLKALGAHLSQQLSAAAALIGKRTGSQSLSMESVKQGKLPLPTGIPNSLSAGLGPSASKTDILKGVPDLGSRLQPLLPQSSGVMSFPSNFNGIQPGIDPSKKLKAKMLTLPTESKNGELLFKHKCKYCGKTFGNDSALQIHLRSHTGERPFKCNICGNRFTTKGNLKVHFQRHKDKYPNISMNPHPVPEHLDSIPTSSGIPFGMSVPIDESNLTETKPVISHPAAGFNPQPIPGFKPMFDGFGRDPFSQKPSPSTSDSSPSISTVFGRDPGLDPNHKEAKEMLGAFHHMNGGALPGEPSSGTAKLQQMVDGLEKRTNDPNECVICHRVLSCQSSLKMHYRTHTGERPYKCKICGRAFSTKGNLKAHYGVHRANTPLKVQHSCPICQKKFTNAVVLQQHIRMHMGGQIPNTPMPESQYEATEAMEPSLPEEKSVDNSGVEGTMEGHEPELHSQKQTDSLNSLPSATEEHPQKLAAPLPFSSLDVLKNLTSALVLKRQSSTASESEGTPKGSPPIQKEQEYQNGRSPAISDSAVSFHSSSPMNISSKSPESAGDEFTCSLTKQEHDGPQDGGESSGALDLTASSSFNTKVIKEEPGVPFTNGDYAPSNLPFMKISPSLGSLEMKIPPENSLGPHGLFSSQMPQGTAVPSSISTAPRRSTKQHICNACGKNFSSASALQIHERTHTGEKPFACNICGRAFTTKGNLKVHIGTHMWNNSSRRGQRLSLDNPMAIMAMGAEAKILPEMLQAPKELGAPQMSFDPTIWNQYAAAAFTGGLTMKTNEISVIQGGGIPLPGSPAGGPLIGSTGGLLKMDGSHSGLPGAMAEIEKNSSESVPKSQFPHFMEEGKIAVN, encoded by the exons GTATTCCTCGAGATGATCAAGCGGAAGATGCAGAAAACGATGTAAAAAGGCTAAGGATGGACGGAATCAAAGTCTGCAAAAAGTGTTGTGCAGAATACTTTAATGAAGCAGAGTTTCTCGAGCATGAAAAAAATTGCACTAAAAGTCAGCACGTTGTCATCATGAAAGAGGGAGATTACACTGAGGAATATTCACAAGGGTCTCCTGAAGGCCTGAACAGTGACCATGATGATGGTCAGTCAAGCAATCATTCCAATGCAGACCAACTTGAACGGGTGGAGGAAGAGTCGAGCATGAATGCAGAGGACTCTGCACAGCAGGATCAAGAAGAGATGTCTAATAGTCCTGAGAGAGCGTTCCAGCCTTCACCTAAAATCCAGAATTCAAATGTCACTCTTCAAACCTTGCCTGATACTAAAGTGGCTGTCTCCCAGCATTCTTCAAATGCACCCCAAGCCTTGCCACAGGATGTCTTTCAAGCTATCCCCATCATCTTGGAGCAGCTAGTGTGCCTTCAGCAACAGCAGTTACAGCAAATCCAGCTCACTGAACAGATTAGAATCCAGGTTGCCATGATGACCCCACAGGGTCTGCAGCCATCAGTGGGTGCAGCAATGGATCCCCTCAAAGCTCTGGGTGCACACTTGTCTCAACAGctgtctgcagcagcagctctgatagGCAAAAGGACTGGCAGTCAGAGCCTTTCCATGGAGTCAGTAAAGCAAGGTAAACTACCTCTTCCCACTGGAATTCCCAACTCTCTGAGTGCAGGTTTGGGACCGTCGGCCtctaaaacagacattttgaagGGTGTTCCGGATCTGGGGAGCCGTTTACAACCACTGCTGCCTCAGTCTTCAGGTGTCATGAGTTTTCCTAGCAACTTTAATGGTATCCAACCAGGGATTGACCCTTCTAAAAAGCTGAAAGCAAAGATGCTAACCCTCCCAACAGAATCAAAGAATGGGGAATTATTGTTCAAGCACAAGTGTAAATACTGTGGAAAAACCTTTGGCAACGACAGTGCCCTCCAGATTCACCTCCGTTCTCACACTGGAGAGAGGCCTTTCAAGTGTAACATCTGTGGAAACCGCTTTACAACCAAAGGAAACCTCAAAGTGCATTTCCAGAGACATAAAGATAAATATCCTAACATCAGTATGAATCCCCATCCTGTACCAGAGCATCTCGACAGTATCCCCACCAGCAGTGGCATTCCTTTTGGTATGTCTGTGCCCATCGATGAGTcaaatctgacagaaactaaACCTGTCATAAGTCATCCAGCTGCTGGGTTCAATCCACAGCCAATACCAGGATTCAAACCCATGTTTGATGGCTTTGGGCGGGACCCGTTCTCTCAAAAGCCCTCCCCATCAACGAGTGATAGTTCCCCATCCATTTCCACAGTGTTTGGACGAGATCCGGGACTTGATCCAAATCACAAGGAGGCTAAAGAAATGCTTGGTGCATTCCATCACATGAATGGTGGTGCCCTTCCAGGAGAACCAAGCTCTGGAACAGCAAAACTTCAGCAAATGGTGGATGGGCTGGAAAAGAGGACCAACGATCCCAATGAGTGTGTGATCTGCCACAGGGTGCTCAGTTGTCAGAGCTCTCTCAAAATGCATTACCGCACACACACTGGTGAAAGGCCATACAAGTGCAAGATCTGTGGCCGTGCGTTCTCAACAAAGGGTAACCTCAAGGCTCACTATGGAGTGCATAGAGCCAACACTCCACTCAAAGTGCAACACTCGTGTCCCATCTGCCAGAAGAAGTTCACAAATGCTGTAGTTCTGCAGCAGCACATTCGTATGCACATGGGCGGGCAGATCCCCAACACTCCCATGCCAGAAAGCCAGTATGAAGCAACAGAAGCAATGGAGCCATCCCTACCAGAAGAGAAGTCTGTGGACAACAGTGGTGTTGAAGGAACCATGGAAGGTCATGAACCAGAGCTTCACTCCCAGAAGCAGACTGATTCCTTAAACTCTCTCCCATCTGCCACTGAAGAACATCCGCAAAAGCTTGCAGCCCCTTTACCGTTCTCCAGCCTAGATGTTCTGAAGAATCTCACCTCTGCCCTCGTCCTGAAACGGCAGAGCAGCACCGCCTCAGAAAGCGAGGGAACACCGAAAGGCTCTCCGCCaattcagaaagagcaggagtatCAGAACGGCCGAAGCCCAGCCATATCTGACTCAGCTGTGTCGTTTCACTCCTCTTCCCCAATGAACATCAGCAGCAAGTCCCCTGAGTCAGCAGGTGATGAATTTACTTGCAGTCTGACCAAACAAGAACATGATGGACCACAAGATGGAGGCGAGTCAAGTGGAGCCCTTGACCTCACCGCTTCTAGCAGCTTTAATACCAAAGTGATTAAAGAAGAACCGGGTGTCCCGTTTACAAATGGGGACTATG CTCCCAGCAACTTGCCTTTTATGAAGATTTCTCCAAGTTTGGGCAGCCTAGAAATGAAGATTCCACCCGAAAATTCTCTGGGCCCTCATGGATTATTCAGCTCCCAAATGCCTCAGGGAACAGCTGTACCCTCCTCTATCTCCACTGCACCTCGGCGATCCACCAAACAGCATATATGTAATGCCTGTGGCAAGAACTTCTCATCGGCCAGTGCTTTGCAGATCCACGAGCGCACGCATACAGGGGAGAAACCATTTGCTTGCAACATCTGCGGTAGGGCTTTTACCACAAAGGGAAACCTGAAA GTACATATTGGCACCCACATGTGGAACAATTCATCTCGCCGTGGCCAGCGTCTTTCCCTGGACAATCCCATGGCAATAATGGCAATGGGCGCTGAGGCTAAGATTCTCCCAGAAATGTTACAGGCACCCAAAGAGCTGGGTGCGCCACAGATGAGCTTTGACCCGACTATCTGGAACCAGTACGCTGCTGCTGCCTTCACTGGTGGCTTGACCATGAAGACCAATGAAATTTCAGTCATTCAAGGAGGCGGCATCCCGCTGCCTGGGAGCCCTGCCGGGGGGCCACTGATTGGCTCTACCGGAGGCCTCTTGAAGATGGATGGATCTCACTCTGGCTTGCCCGGTGCAATGGCTGAAATAGAAAAGAACAGTTCAGAAAGTGTGCCAAAGTCACAGTTTCCACATTTCATGGAGGAGGGCAAAATTGCagttaattag